ATTAGTTGGTGCGGCATAGTAAAACGCCCAAAGGACACTGCTTGATCAGAGCGTTGAATCACCTTGGGACTAAGGCCGAGCGACCCTCCAATCACAAAAGTAATTTTACTATGGCCATATGTCATCAACTCAGACAATTTAGTTGCAAATTCTTCGGAAGAATATTCTTTCCCTAAAATTTCTAACGTAAAAACATAATCATCAGGATTGATTTTTTGTAATATTCTATCACCTTCGACTGTTTTAACTTGCTCCATCTGCGCTGCACTTAAAGTTTCGGGAGCTTTTTCATCAGCCACTTCTACAATATCTAATTGGCAATAAGGATGTAATCGTTGGACATATTCTTGAATTCCCTGTTTAAAAAATTTTTTCTTGACCTTGCCCACAGCAATCACTTTAATTTTCATAGTTTCTCCTTTAAAGTTTTCCACAATTTAAAATTAGTTCGATTTTTAATCTTAAAGTTGATTTAATAGTATTTGTAATGGATTCCATATCAGACAATTAATTTTATCCACAAGTTATCCCCAACTTAGTGGATAACTCTTCCCAAATAATAAATCCACTTATTAACTTTATAAACAGATTTTTCCACAAGTTTGTGGAAAACTTTTTCCTAAGTTATTCTTTCAATTATTTAAATTACCACAAAAAAGGCGATTGTTTTAATTAAATACACAAAAAAACGTAAAGCAGGAGCTTTACGTTTTTTTAGTCAAGACCTTAATCAGCTTTAGTTAACTTCATATCTACTGTTTGTGCCTTACCATCACGGTAAAATTGTATTTTTACATTATCGCCTACGTTATGACTGTAAAGTTGTGTATGCAAGTCTGCAACATTCTTAATCTTTTTATTATCTAAACCAACAATAACATCATATTTGCGTAAACCTGCTTGACGGGAAACAGAATCAGCACTAACTGACCCGATTAAGACACCTTCATTAACATTTTCTGGTAATTTTAAGACACTACGTTGTTGTCTACTTGGTACTTGATCAAGATCAACCACTTTAACTCCTAATTGTGGACGCTGAATCTTACCATTTTGTACTAATTGATTAATAATCTTAACAACTTCGTTACTTGGAATAGCAAAGCCCATCCCTTCCACGGAAGTTCCATCAGTACTAGATGCCAATTTCATTGAATTGATTCCCACTACTTGTCCAGCAGCATTAACTAAAGGACCACCAGAATTACCAGGGTTGATTGCTGCGTCTGTTTGCAAGACTGTTGCTTGTCCTGTTACTTGACCCGTTTTTTCATCAGTTGTATCAACAGTCCGATTTTTTGCGGAAATAATACCTTCAGTTACTGATGTAGCATATTTACTACCTAATGGCGAACCAATAGCAATCACCGATTCTCCTGGTGTCACTGCATCTGAATTACCAAATGCGGCTGTATCATGGACTTTATCTGCAGAAACTGATAATACTGCTAAATCCGTAATTGCATCAGTACCGACTTTTTTAGCATCAACTTTGGTTCCATCACTTAAAATTACTTCGAGTTTTTCGGAACCAGCAACTACGTGATTATTAGTTACAATATAAGCATTCCCATTTTGCTTACTATAGATTAAACCAGAGCCTTCGCTGGACTCTTGCAATTTATTACGCTTAGAGTCGTCGCTATTATTTTCACCATTGCCATAAATACTGCCAAATAAAGCTCCTAAACTGTCATCATCTTGTTGCTGACGCTGATAATTAATTACAGAAACTACCGAGCCTTTAACTTTTTTAAAGGCATTGGTCATTTGATTATTAGATTTAACAGTGACATTACTTACTTTAGTGGTTCCGGCTTTTCCATTAGTTTGAACTGTATCAGTTGCGTTATTCTGTCCAGCTAATCCCGAGCCCCAATGGCTAAATCCATAAAAGCCCAGACCAACTCCAATAAAGGCTGAAATTAGTGCCACTAGTGCTATTTTCCATAGTCCTGAACGATTATTATTCAAGAAAACACCCTCCCCTAATACTTTTTAACTAAATTAATTATTGATCAGCACTACTTTGCTGAAACCTAGAAGCCAAGGTCTTACTTCTAGTCTTGATACTATTGTAGCCAATAAATTTGAATATTGCATGAAAATTATTAGATTGTCGTAAGTTTTGTTGCCTGCTCCGGATCTGTATCATGTAAGAAAAAATCATGATTGACTCCCAAATCTTCTTTGGTTAAAACATCAACAACCGTTTCGTGAGCTAAGGTCTTAAAATTATTTTCAGGACTTAAATGTCCTAAAAAAACTTGGTGAGTTTGATTACCAATCACATCACATAAAGCTTGCGCACCATCTAAATTAGATAAATGTCCCTCATCGCTAATAATCCTTTGTTTCAATGACCAAGGATAAAGACCATCCCGCAACATTTGCAGATCATGGTTACATTCCATCAAAATGCCATCGGCATTTTGAATAATATATTTAACTTGGTCTGATACATAGCCGGTATCAGTTAAGTCCACGAATGATTTGCCAGCATAATGCACATTATAAAATTGCGGATCAACTGCATCATGCGACACACTAAAACTTTCAATATCAATCCCGCCAATGTTGATAACAGAATTGGCTTCAAAACAATGCTGTTGTTCTGGCGGAACTTTACCGATTTTCGGCAACATTGCCTGCCAAGTTTTTTGATTGGCATAGATATTTAATCCATATCTGCGCGCCAACACTCCAACGCCGCGAATATGATCACTATGTTCATGAGTTACCAATATAGCATCAATTTTAGTAATATCTTGACCAATACTTGCTAATAAATTTTTAATTTTTTTGCCCGACAAACCGGCATCAATTAAAATTTGCTGCTGGGGTGTTTTAATTAATAAGCTATTACCCTGACTACTGCTGGCCAAAATACTAACTTGCAACTGATCATCATTCACTAACTTTCACCTGCCGATTTTGATCTTCCTTAATGATTGCGCCACTAAAAGCATTGACTTTGCTGATTTGCATAGATTTACTGCCTTTCGTGGTAAAACCAACATACCACATAGGAATATAAATGGTATTTTCTTTGACTTTTAACAGCCGGCCATAAGCCAATTCAATCCAACGAATTTGTGAGTTACTGGGAATCTCATTATTAGTATAAAGACTATCGACAGCATGGCGTTCACTAATGGTTGCTTGTTTTTCACGGAGAACATTAATGTCATCTATATAACGTTGCTGATAGCCAACCAAGCGATTATCTTCAATCTGAAAATTAATACGACCATCAAATTCATAAAATTGGCCAATTTTGCGCTTTTCAATATAAACAATATTATTTTTGGTAGATAAATTAGGTTCATAACTATATTGATTACCAAATAAAATATTTTGCTGCTTAGCTAAAAAACGATTCAGTGTTTGCTGCGGGGCTTGAGCAGCTAACAAAATCGGAGAATCTAAAATACTATTTAATTGGTGTTTTTCTTCATTATAGCTCACACTTTGATTACGTAATTTATTTTGATTATCTCGCAATATTTGACTATCCTTGCTCGCCAAATAGTAACCTTGACTGGGATGATTATTCAATTTTTTATTAATTGCAATATTATCTTTATCCATTTCTTTAGCTAAACTGATATGACCGGAATTATTAGTAATCACTACTGCGTTACGACTTTTGATATAGGAGGTAAATAAAAAAACATCTAGTGCAATAAAAACAAATAAAAAAATCATTTCGATTCTCTTAAAATCCATAATTTCCTCCCTTATTCAATCCAGTCTGCGTACGATTTCCATTGATCATTTATCTTAATATAATAAGTCGGTGTCAAATCAACAATATCATGATTTTGACTATCATCACTCCATTTATATCCAATAGTAATTTTTTGAATATTATGGATATTATAACCATTATCCTTGAGTCCCGAAATAATATCCGCCGTTGCTGGCAAACGTACAGCATTGCGTTCTGCAGGTACCGGTACTTGTAAGATTTTTTTAGAAAATAAAATCGTTTGCCCTTCTTGTGAAAAGTTAATCTTCACCGCGCCGTTTTTACTTTGTTGAAAAATTGGAAAGCCTTCAACATAATTGCGAAAGATAAAACTATGATTTTTGCGGTCATAATTAAATAAGTACATCCCATTTAAAGGATTACCTATCTTAACTAAAGAACGATACGTATCTTCAAATAAGTCCGGAGTATTAGTGGGAATATTTGTTTTGGAATAATCATTAAAGGTCGCCATATCAGTTTTATTATCAATGTTCAATAGGCGATACATCCCACTCCGGTAAACAACTTGCCCTTCGGTTTTATGGGAAGTAATATCAGCCCCCTGCTTGGAGTTTAACAAATTAGAAATATAATTATTATTATTTTGAACAGTAATTAAATAGCTGACTGGCTTCAATTTCAGGGGCTTAAGATACATTAATTGGACATCATGAGCTATTACTTGCGTATTAACAGGAACAGAAAAATTATTATCTTTAATTAATTTTTGAATCTGTTGATAATTCAAGTCTCGCTCTTGTACTTGGTAAATTGCAAAATTATAATCATTTAAAAAATAAATTAAATGTTGATTACCCTTTAAAACTAAGACAATCCGATTAATATCATGATCTTTGCGCTGTTGTAAACGACGTTGTGAGGTTAAACGTGCAATGGTATTTACAGTAACTGATGTCGGATAAACTAATTGCAGTGAATGCTTTTGATGCAACAAGCGCTGGTAACGATTGCTATCATTAAGCGAAATTTGTTCAAAATCACTTAAGTGTGCCTGTTTTAATTGCTGAAAAATTTCTCGCACACTGCTGTATTTATAGTTATAAATCAAACGTTGCGACTTAGCAGTATTATTGATAATTTTCGTAGGTGCAAATACTTCATTCATCGTTTTCGTAGTAGAAACTGAGCGTCGATTAACAGTTTGAATCGTACCTGATTGAACTCCTTGTTGATATTTAGCGTTATTTGTCCAAATCAGCCACGAAAGTATCAAACTAATGCCAATTGCCACAATTAATAATGTGCGCAAAATAATATTACTAAAGCGTTGCATCCCAATCACCTCCAGTTTCACTAGGATCATAAGGAAGTGAAATATAAAAAGTTGAACCCTGATTTTCCATACTATTGACCCAAACGTGACCACCTTGAGCTTCAACAACCTCTTTCGAAATTGATAAACCTAAACCCGTTCCTCCTTGTTTGCGCGAACGAGCTTTATCCACACGATAAAAGCGATCAAAGACTTTTTTCAAGTCCTTGCGCGGAATACCTAAACCTTGATCAGTAATACTTAAAATAATATAACGTTGCGTATCGATTAAACGACAAGTAATTGTTCCCCCATCCGGTGAATATTTCAGTGCATTATTCATAATATTATCAATTGCCTGCGTCATTTTATCGGGATCAATTTCTACCCATAAATCTTTTTTAGTAAAAATACGTTTAATTGTATATT
The nucleotide sequence above comes from Bombilactobacillus bombi. Encoded proteins:
- the rlmH gene encoding 23S rRNA (pseudouridine(1915)-N(3))-methyltransferase RlmH, whose product is MKIKVIAVGKVKKKFFKQGIQEYVQRLHPYCQLDIVEVADEKAPETLSAAQMEQVKTVEGDRILQKINPDDYVFTLEILGKEYSSEEFATKLSELMTYGHSKITFVIGGSLGLSPKVIQRSDQAVSFGRFTMPHQLMRLVLSEQIYRAFMINAGNPYHK
- a CDS encoding S1C family serine protease, producing the protein MNNNRSGLWKIALVALISAFIGVGLGFYGFSHWGSGLAGQNNATDTVQTNGKAGTTKVSNVTVKSNNQMTNAFKKVKGSVVSVINYQRQQQDDDSLGALFGSIYGNGENNSDDSKRNKLQESSEGSGLIYSKQNGNAYIVTNNHVVAGSEKLEVILSDGTKVDAKKVGTDAITDLAVLSVSADKVHDTAAFGNSDAVTPGESVIAIGSPLGSKYATSVTEGIISAKNRTVDTTDEKTGQVTGQATVLQTDAAINPGNSGGPLVNAAGQVVGINSMKLASSTDGTSVEGMGFAIPSNEVVKIINQLVQNGKIQRPQLGVKVVDLDQVPSRQQRSVLKLPENVNEGVLIGSVSADSVSRQAGLRKYDVIVGLDNKKIKNVADLHTQLYSHNVGDNVKIQFYRDGKAQTVDMKLTKAD
- a CDS encoding MBL fold metallo-hydrolase, which produces MNDDQLQVSILASSSQGNSLLIKTPQQQILIDAGLSGKKIKNLLASIGQDITKIDAILVTHEHSDHIRGVGVLARRYGLNIYANQKTWQAMLPKIGKVPPEQQHCFEANSVINIGGIDIESFSVSHDAVDPQFYNVHYAGKSFVDLTDTGYVSDQVKYIIQNADGILMECNHDLQMLRDGLYPWSLKQRIISDEGHLSNLDGAQALCDVIGNQTHQVFLGHLSPENNFKTLAHETVVDVLTKEDLGVNHDFFLHDTDPEQATKLTTI
- a CDS encoding two-component system regulatory protein YycI translates to MDFKRIEMIFLFVFIALDVFLFTSYIKSRNAVVITNNSGHISLAKEMDKDNIAINKKLNNHPSQGYYLASKDSQILRDNQNKLRNQSVSYNEEKHQLNSILDSPILLAAQAPQQTLNRFLAKQQNILFGNQYSYEPNLSTKNNIVYIEKRKIGQFYEFDGRINFQIEDNRLVGYQQRYIDDINVLREKQATISERHAVDSLYTNNEIPSNSQIRWIELAYGRLLKVKENTIYIPMWYVGFTTKGSKSMQISKVNAFSGAIIKEDQNRQVKVSE
- a CDS encoding YycH family regulatory protein, yielding MQRFSNIILRTLLIVAIGISLILSWLIWTNNAKYQQGVQSGTIQTVNRRSVSTTKTMNEVFAPTKIINNTAKSQRLIYNYKYSSVREIFQQLKQAHLSDFEQISLNDSNRYQRLLHQKHSLQLVYPTSVTVNTIARLTSQRRLQQRKDHDINRIVLVLKGNQHLIYFLNDYNFAIYQVQERDLNYQQIQKLIKDNNFSVPVNTQVIAHDVQLMYLKPLKLKPVSYLITVQNNNNYISNLLNSKQGADITSHKTEGQVVYRSGMYRLLNIDNKTDMATFNDYSKTNIPTNTPDLFEDTYRSLVKIGNPLNGMYLFNYDRKNHSFIFRNYVEGFPIFQQSKNGAVKINFSQEGQTILFSKKILQVPVPAERNAVRLPATADIISGLKDNGYNIHNIQKITIGYKWSDDSQNHDIVDLTPTYYIKINDQWKSYADWIE